The following proteins come from a genomic window of Nicotiana tomentosiformis chromosome 12, ASM39032v3, whole genome shotgun sequence:
- the LOC104115227 gene encoding serine/threonine-protein kinase STY46-like — MEDAVSFSSRGLSESPQSRITRKRREKVEVFQEVLRRLRESNDEDTNQPDFEDELWAHFTKLPLRYALFVNIERAQDVVMHKKLLQMAHYQSTRPAVEVRLVQIHRISDGNPGDSVHSTFSKRGGAQGTDHNGSMHPPPAFGLSPSTELALEANKLHVQDGNSAVSGNSLLFRSSYEITISTLDKPKLLTQLTSLFSEIGLNIQEAHAFSTKDGYSLDVFVVDGWGNEETDQLRSTLLKEISNMEKQSALNQHLLQSALNQVLLSPKKDLVKAGINFTANHVDIPSNGSEAWEIDAALLKYEYKIATGSTGDLYKGSFQSQEVAIKVLKAECLNEVVQKDFAQEVYILRKVRHKNVVQFIGACIKPPLLCIITEFMSGGSLYDFLHKTKGLFNLPSVLKVAIDVSKGMIYLHQNNIIHRDLKTANLLMDENQLVKVADFGVARVQVQSGVMTAETGTYRWMAPEVIGHRPYDRKADVFSFGIVLWELLTGKLPYEYLTPLQAAVAVVQKGLRPTIPTHTHPMFVELLERCWQQDPCLRPEFSEILEILQYMTKKIVEEEKSSKRRSL; from the exons ATGGAAGATGCTGTAAGTTTCAGTAGTAGAGGATTGTCGGAGTCTCCACAGAGTCGTATTACTCGAAAGAGAAGAGAAAAAGTTGAAGTATTTCAAGAGGTGCTTCGTAGATTAAGGGAGTCGAATGATGAAGACACGAATCAGCCTGATTTTGAGGACGAGTTGTGGGCTCATTTTACTAAGCTTCCACTTCG GTATGCCTTGTTTGTGAATATTGAGAGAGCACAAGATGTAGTGATGCACAAAAAATTGTTGCAAATGGCGCATTATCAGAGCACCAGGCCAGCAGTTGAAGTCCGCCTAGTGCAG ATTCATCGAATATCCGATGGAAATCCAGGGGATTCAGTTCATTCCACTTTCTCAAAAAGGGGAGGTGCACAAGGTACTGATCACAATGGCAG CATGCATCCTCCACCTGCCTTTGGTTTGTCACCAAGTACAGAGCTTGCATTAGAAGCTAATAAGTTACATGTTCAAGATGGAAATAGTGCTGTCAGTGGAAATTCACTGTTATTTCG GTCTTCGTATGAAATAACAATTTCAACACTTGACAAGCCCAAGCTCCTCACTCAG TTGACTTCCTTATTTTCGGAGATTGGGCTGAACATTCAAGAAGCTCATGCTTTCTCCACAAAAGATGGTTACTCCTTGGATGTCTTTGTGGTTGATGGTTGGGGAAATGAG GAAACCGACCAACTAAGAAGTACCCTGTTGAAGGAAATTTCAAATATGGAG AAACAGTCTGCGTTAAATCAGCACCTTCTGCAGTCTGCGCTAAATCAAGTCCTTTTATCCCCTAAAAAGGATTTGGTAAAAGCTGGTATCAACTTCACCGCGAACCATGTGGATATACCAAGCAATGGGAGTGAAGCCTGGGAAATTGACGCTGCATTGCTGAAATATGAATATAAAATTGCAACTGGCTCAACTGGTGATTT GTATAAGGGTTCATTCCAAAGTCAGGAAGTGGCTATTAAGGTTCTCAAGGCTGAGTGCCTAAATGAAGTAGTGCAAAAAGATTTTGCCCAAGAAGTTTATATATTAAG GAAAGTCCGCCATAAGAATGTCGTGCAATTTATTGGTGCATGTATAAAACCTCCACTCCTATGTATCATCACAG AATTCATGTCAGGTGGAAGTCTGTACGATTTCCTGCATAAAACGAAAGGTCTTTTCAATCTTCCATCGGTACTCAAGGTTGCAATTGATGTTTCAAAGGGGATGATCTACCTGCACCAAAACAACATAATCCACAGAGACCTGAAGACTGCCAATCTCTTGATGGATGAAAATCAA CTCGTGAAGGTTGCTGATTTTGGTGTTGCTCGAGTGCAAGTTCAGTCTGGTGTCATGACTGCAGAAACAGGAACATATCGTTGGATGGCTCCAGAG GTTATTGGACATAGACCATATGATCGAAAAGCTGATGTTTTCAGCTTTGGGATTGTTCTTTGGGAACTGCTAACAGGAAAG CTTCCTTACGAGTACTTGACCCCATTACAAGCTGCAGTGGCTGTGGTCCAGAAG GGTTTAAGACCGACAATTCCCACGCACACTCATCCGATGTTTGTGGAATTACTTGAGAGGTGCTGGCAGCAAGATCCGTGCTTAAGACCTGAATTTTCTGAGATTCTTGAGATTTTGCAATACATGACCAAAAAG ATAGTCGAAGAAGAGAAGAGTAGCAAAAGAAGAAGCCTCTGA